The Halobacterium litoreum genome includes a region encoding these proteins:
- a CDS encoding CDC48 family AAA ATPase yields MKLTVKPLKQKDAGRGLAAVDRASMEELGLENGDYVVVEGKGDQGRAVARVWPGYPEDEGEGIVRIDGRLRQEADVGIDDKVTVEPADIKPATTVTVALPQNLRVRGDITPMVRDRLNGRPVTAGQTIPISFGFGGMSTVSGQQIPVKIAETEPEGTVVVSNDTDIQVSERPAEEIAPGAGAGGEGGDGTPNVAYEDIGGLDRELEQVREMIELPMRHPELFQQLGIEPPKGVLLHGPPGTGKTLIAKAVANEIDANFQTISGPEIMSKYYGESEEQLREVFDEAEENAPAIVFIDELDSIAPKRGETQGDVERRVVAQLLSLMDGLEERGDVTVIAATNRVDAIDPALRRGGRFDREIEIGVPDQDGRKEILQVHTRGMPLADEVDLDSFAENTHGFVGADIESLAKEAAMNALRRVRPEIDLEADEIDAELLESIRVTERDFKEALKGIEPSALREVFVEVPDTTWDQVGGLEDTKERLRETIQWPLDYPEVFESMDLQSAKGVLLYGPPGTGKTLLAKAVANEANSNFISVKGPELLNKYVGESEKGVREVFEKARANAPTVVFFDEIDSIAGERGRGMSDSGVGERVVSQLLTELDGIEELEDVVVVATTNRPDLIDNALLRPGRLDRHVHVPVPDEAARRAILDVHTRSKPLADDVDLDDIAARTDGFVGADVEALVREATMNATREFINSVDPEEATESVGNVRVTMAHFEDALDEVTPSVDEQVREEYEQIEERFEKAEAPEEEDRTPGAFQ; encoded by the coding sequence ATGAAACTCACGGTCAAGCCGCTCAAGCAGAAGGACGCCGGCCGCGGATTGGCCGCCGTGGACCGCGCGTCCATGGAAGAACTCGGCCTCGAGAACGGCGACTACGTCGTCGTCGAAGGGAAAGGCGACCAGGGACGAGCCGTCGCGCGCGTCTGGCCGGGCTACCCCGAGGACGAGGGCGAGGGCATCGTCCGCATCGACGGGCGCCTCCGGCAGGAGGCCGACGTCGGCATCGACGACAAGGTGACCGTCGAACCCGCGGACATCAAGCCCGCGACCACGGTCACCGTCGCGCTCCCGCAGAACCTCCGCGTGCGCGGCGACATCACGCCGATGGTCCGGGACCGCCTCAACGGCCGCCCCGTCACCGCCGGCCAGACCATCCCCATCTCCTTCGGCTTCGGCGGGATGAGCACGGTCTCCGGCCAGCAGATTCCCGTGAAAATCGCGGAGACGGAGCCCGAGGGCACGGTCGTCGTGAGCAACGACACCGACATCCAGGTCTCCGAGCGCCCCGCCGAGGAAATCGCGCCCGGCGCGGGCGCGGGCGGCGAGGGCGGCGACGGCACGCCGAACGTCGCCTACGAGGACATCGGCGGCCTCGACCGCGAACTCGAACAGGTCCGTGAGATGATCGAACTCCCGATGCGTCACCCCGAGTTGTTCCAGCAACTCGGCATCGAACCGCCGAAGGGCGTGCTCCTGCACGGCCCGCCCGGCACCGGGAAGACGCTCATCGCGAAGGCCGTCGCCAACGAGATCGACGCGAACTTCCAGACCATCTCGGGCCCCGAAATCATGTCCAAGTACTACGGGGAGTCCGAGGAGCAACTCCGCGAGGTCTTCGACGAGGCCGAGGAGAACGCGCCCGCCATCGTCTTCATCGACGAACTCGACTCCATCGCGCCCAAGCGCGGCGAGACCCAGGGCGACGTGGAGCGCCGCGTCGTCGCGCAACTGCTCAGCCTCATGGACGGCCTCGAAGAGCGCGGCGACGTGACGGTCATCGCCGCCACCAACCGCGTGGACGCAATCGACCCCGCGCTCCGCCGTGGCGGCCGGTTCGACCGCGAGATCGAAATCGGCGTCCCCGACCAGGACGGCCGCAAGGAGATTCTCCAAGTCCACACGCGCGGGATGCCCCTCGCCGACGAGGTGGACCTCGACTCGTTCGCGGAGAACACCCACGGCTTCGTCGGCGCCGACATCGAGAGCCTCGCGAAGGAAGCCGCGATGAACGCGCTCCGGCGCGTCCGCCCCGAAATCGACCTCGAAGCCGACGAAATCGACGCCGAACTCCTCGAATCCATCCGCGTCACGGAACGCGACTTCAAGGAGGCGCTGAAGGGCATCGAGCCGTCGGCGCTCCGCGAGGTGTTCGTGGAAGTCCCCGACACCACGTGGGACCAGGTCGGCGGCCTCGAAGACACCAAAGAGCGCCTCCGCGAGACCATCCAGTGGCCCCTCGACTACCCCGAGGTGTTCGAGTCGATGGACCTCCAGTCCGCGAAGGGCGTGCTCCTCTACGGCCCGCCGGGCACCGGGAAGACGCTGCTCGCGAAGGCCGTCGCCAACGAGGCCAACTCCAACTTCATCTCGGTGAAGGGCCCCGAACTCCTCAACAAGTACGTCGGGGAGTCCGAGAAGGGCGTCCGCGAGGTGTTCGAGAAGGCGCGCGCGAACGCCCCGACGGTGGTGTTCTTCGACGAAATCGACTCCATCGCGGGCGAACGCGGCCGCGGCATGAGCGACTCCGGCGTCGGCGAACGCGTCGTCAGCCAACTGCTCACCGAACTCGACGGCATCGAGGAACTGGAGGACGTCGTGGTCGTCGCCACCACGAACCGCCCGGACCTCATCGACAACGCGCTCCTGCGCCCGGGCCGCCTCGACCGGCACGTCCACGTCCCCGTCCCCGACGAGGCCGCGCGCCGCGCCATCCTCGACGTCCACACCCGCAGCAAACCGCTCGCCGACGACGTCGACCTCGACGACATCGCCGCGCGCACCGACGGCTTCGTCGGCGCGGACGTCGAAGCGCTCGTGCGCGAAGCCACGATGAACGCCACCCGCGAGTTCATCAACTCCGTCGACCCCGAGGAAGCCACGGAATCCGTCGGGAACGTCCGCGTCACCATGGCGCACTTCGAGGACGCCCTCGACGAAGTCACCCCGAGCGTCGACGAACAGGTCCGCGAAGAGTACGAGCAAATCGAAGAACGCTTCGAGAAAGCCGAAGCCCCCGAGGAAGAGGACCGCACCCCCGGGGCGTTCCAATAG
- a CDS encoding DUF7127 family protein — MSLNAFTDETDALARRYDYDDGSVLVADLGVGDDDASVDVVDGTVILVLERDGTTSQHELDAPEGTVAKALINNGVVTVEVER; from the coding sequence ATGAGCCTCAACGCATTCACCGACGAGACCGACGCGCTGGCTCGCCGCTACGACTACGACGACGGGAGCGTGCTCGTCGCGGACCTCGGCGTCGGCGACGACGACGCCTCGGTCGACGTGGTCGACGGCACGGTCATCCTCGTCCTCGAACGGGACGGAACGACCTCGCAACACGAACTCGACGCGCCCGAGGGCACCGTAGCGAAAGCCCTTATCAACAACGGCGTCGTCACCGTCGAGGTGGAACGATGA
- a CDS encoding alpha/beta fold hydrolase — protein sequence METVTHDGRDTAYRVTDRGGDGTPMLCVHGSGGTHAVWKSQLGRLAGERPVAAVDLSGHGESEDTDADAGPDALDAYARDVLAVADEVDAGVLVGNSLGGAVVLTAVLDHGADLDAVALAGSGAKLSVFDDLRDWLAGENGGFERAVEFLHGENMLFHDPSDRELAFSKTAMRECGRETVERDFVSCHTFDVRDRLDELGCPVFALTGEHDRLTPPSFHEYVAEHVQDGGWTTVDDAAHLSMLEAPDRFNGKLTDFLSEIKT from the coding sequence ATGGAGACGGTCACCCACGACGGTCGCGACACCGCCTACCGCGTCACCGACCGCGGCGGCGACGGCACACCGATGCTCTGCGTCCACGGCAGCGGTGGCACGCACGCGGTCTGGAAGTCACAACTCGGCCGCCTCGCCGGCGAGCGCCCCGTCGCCGCCGTCGACCTCTCGGGGCACGGCGAGAGCGAGGACACCGACGCGGACGCCGGCCCGGACGCGCTGGACGCGTACGCACGAGACGTCCTCGCCGTCGCGGACGAGGTGGACGCGGGCGTCCTCGTCGGGAACAGCCTCGGCGGCGCCGTCGTCCTCACCGCCGTCCTCGACCACGGCGCCGACCTCGACGCCGTCGCGCTCGCCGGGTCCGGCGCGAAACTCTCCGTGTTCGACGACCTGCGGGACTGGCTGGCGGGCGAGAACGGTGGCTTCGAGCGCGCGGTCGAGTTCCTCCACGGCGAAAACATGCTCTTCCACGACCCCAGCGACCGCGAACTCGCGTTCTCGAAGACCGCGATGCGCGAGTGCGGGCGCGAGACGGTCGAACGCGACTTCGTGTCCTGTCATACGTTCGACGTCCGCGACCGACTCGACGAACTCGGCTGCCCGGTGTTCGCGCTGACCGGCGAACACGACCGCCTCACGCCCCCGTCGTTCCACGAGTACGTTGCAGAACACGTGCAGGACGGTGGGTGGACGACCGTCGACGACGCCGCCCACCTCTCGATGCTCGAAGCGCCGGACCGATTCAACGGCAAACTCACTGACTTCCTCTCTGAAATAAAAACCTAA
- the panB gene encoding 3-methyl-2-oxobutanoate hydroxymethyltransferase: MPTVNTVREHGDEPVTMLTAYDAPTAKVVDEAGVDLILVGDSVGNAALGYEDTLPVTVDEIASTTGAVARATEDAVVVADMPFLSFGADLAESVQNCGRMLKEEDADAVKLECGPHTVELTERLTDLGIPVMAHLGLTPQHVNQLGGMFRQGTEQEAAERMLDLAREHEAAGAFSLVLEHVPANVAGDITDALDIPTIGIGAGPDTDGQVLVVSDVLGISENSPPFSKQFGDVRSEMERAIGDYVNAVESGDFPAEEHSHVEEDVDDLY; the protein is encoded by the coding sequence ATGCCGACCGTCAACACCGTCCGCGAACACGGCGACGAGCCAGTCACGATGCTCACCGCGTACGACGCGCCGACCGCGAAGGTCGTCGACGAGGCGGGCGTCGACCTGATTCTCGTCGGCGACAGCGTGGGGAACGCCGCCCTCGGCTACGAGGACACGCTCCCCGTCACTGTCGACGAGATAGCGTCCACCACGGGCGCCGTCGCGCGCGCCACCGAGGACGCCGTCGTCGTCGCGGACATGCCGTTCCTGAGTTTCGGCGCGGACCTCGCGGAGAGCGTCCAGAACTGCGGACGAATGTTGAAAGAGGAGGACGCCGACGCCGTGAAACTGGAGTGTGGCCCGCACACCGTCGAACTCACGGAGCGCCTGACCGACCTCGGGATTCCCGTGATGGCCCACCTCGGCCTGACCCCCCAACACGTCAACCAACTCGGCGGGATGTTCCGGCAGGGCACCGAACAGGAAGCAGCCGAGCGGATGCTCGACCTCGCCCGAGAACACGAGGCGGCGGGCGCGTTCTCGCTCGTCCTCGAACACGTCCCCGCGAACGTGGCCGGTGACATCACCGACGCCCTCGACATCCCGACCATCGGCATCGGCGCCGGCCCGGACACCGACGGCCAAGTGCTGGTCGTCTCCGACGTGCTCGGCATCTCCGAGAACAGTCCGCCGTTCTCGAAGCAGTTCGGCGACGTGCGCTCGGAGATGGAGCGCGCAATCGGCGACTACGTGAACGCGGTCGAGTCCGGCGACTTCCCGGCCGAGGAGCACAGCCACGTCGAGGAGGACGTGGACGACCTCTACTAG
- a CDS encoding DUF5822 domain-containing protein yields the protein MPELEETTDPDGVDFGWVMQTTFVLTIAVGAPVVAALSMFYELPSWAARASFAVRVGAIVWFVTAVATYGYARRNA from the coding sequence GTGCCGGAGTTAGAGGAGACGACCGACCCGGACGGCGTGGACTTCGGGTGGGTGATGCAGACGACGTTCGTTCTCACCATCGCGGTCGGCGCGCCCGTCGTCGCCGCGCTGTCGATGTTCTACGAACTGCCGTCGTGGGCGGCGCGCGCGTCGTTCGCGGTGCGCGTCGGCGCCATCGTCTGGTTCGTCACCGCCGTCGCCACCTACGGCTACGCTCGCCGGAACGCCTAG
- a CDS encoding HAD family hydrolase gives MTDYDAVVYDLDGTLVRLDVDWDEVERDIERALRAVDVDPDEYDTWEMLDAAEGAGIGEEVHELIAEHERDGATRATRLPTADELADADTPVAVCSLNCEAACRIALDEHGLTDAFSVVAGRDTVPARKPDPRALTWVLEELGVPPERTLFVGDSASDEVTAERAGTDFRWV, from the coding sequence GTGACCGACTACGACGCCGTCGTCTACGACCTCGACGGGACGCTCGTGCGACTGGACGTGGACTGGGACGAGGTCGAACGCGACATCGAGCGCGCGCTCCGCGCGGTGGACGTGGACCCCGACGAGTACGACACGTGGGAGATGCTGGACGCCGCCGAGGGCGCGGGCATCGGTGAGGAGGTACACGAGCTCATCGCCGAGCACGAGCGCGACGGCGCGACGCGCGCGACGCGCCTGCCGACCGCCGACGAACTCGCGGACGCGGACACACCCGTCGCGGTGTGTTCGCTGAACTGCGAGGCGGCGTGTCGCATCGCGCTCGACGAGCACGGCCTCACCGACGCGTTCAGCGTCGTCGCCGGCCGGGACACCGTCCCCGCCCGGAAGCCCGACCCGCGGGCGTTGACGTGGGTGCTGGAGGAACTCGGCGTGCCGCCGGAGCGCACGCTGTTCGTCGGGGACTCCGCTTCGGACGAGGTGACCGCCGAGCGCGCCGGCACGGACTTCCGCTGGGTCTAG
- a CDS encoding Gfo/Idh/MocA family protein: MTESLSVGVLGYGFMGEAHANALARLPMFFPDAPEVSRDVLIGRDEDAAREAAERLGFNRVATDWRDAIDDVDAFYNLGPNHVHVEPSIAALDAGVHVLCEKPLAPTLDDAERMVDAAESSDAIAGTAFNYRFVPAVRYAKRLLDSGELGEVRHARFRYLQDWLTDADAPWTWRMDADSAGSGALGDLGAHSFDLARFLVGDVDAISGHRETFVEERTPEGGGDPRPVTVDDAFSAQAEFACGAMGTFEATRCAPARKNGNTFEIDGTGGAVRFDLERPNELDVNWPDSRGFETVLVTDDDDPYGEHWWPPGHVLGWEHTFVHENYEFLSAAADGGAFEPGFGDGLAAQRLLDAVARSDDRREWVSV; the protein is encoded by the coding sequence ATGACCGAATCGCTCTCCGTCGGCGTGCTGGGGTACGGCTTCATGGGCGAGGCGCACGCGAACGCGCTCGCTCGCCTCCCGATGTTCTTCCCCGACGCGCCCGAGGTCTCGCGGGACGTGCTGATTGGCCGGGACGAGGACGCCGCCCGGGAGGCCGCCGAGCGCCTCGGATTCAACCGCGTGGCGACGGACTGGCGGGACGCAATCGACGACGTGGACGCGTTCTACAACCTCGGCCCGAATCACGTCCACGTCGAACCCTCTATCGCCGCGCTCGATGCGGGCGTCCACGTCCTCTGTGAGAAACCGCTCGCGCCGACGCTCGACGACGCCGAGCGCATGGTCGACGCCGCCGAATCCAGCGACGCAATCGCCGGGACGGCGTTCAACTATCGCTTCGTGCCCGCGGTCCGGTACGCCAAGCGCCTGCTCGATTCGGGGGAACTCGGCGAGGTGCGCCACGCTCGCTTCCGGTATCTGCAGGACTGGCTGACCGACGCGGACGCGCCGTGGACGTGGCGGATGGACGCCGACAGCGCGGGGTCGGGCGCGCTCGGCGACCTCGGCGCGCACAGTTTCGACCTCGCGCGCTTCCTCGTCGGCGACGTCGACGCCATTTCGGGACATCGCGAGACGTTCGTCGAGGAGCGCACGCCAGAGGGCGGCGGCGACCCGCGACCCGTAACGGTGGACGACGCGTTCTCCGCGCAGGCCGAGTTCGCCTGTGGCGCGATGGGCACCTTCGAGGCGACGCGGTGTGCGCCCGCCCGGAAGAACGGCAACACGTTCGAAATCGACGGCACCGGCGGCGCCGTCCGGTTCGACCTCGAACGCCCGAACGAACTCGACGTGAACTGGCCGGACTCCCGGGGCTTCGAGACGGTGCTCGTCACCGACGACGACGACCCCTACGGCGAGCACTGGTGGCCGCCCGGCCACGTGCTCGGGTGGGAGCACACGTTCGTCCACGAGAACTACGAGTTCCTCTCGGCGGCCGCCGACGGCGGCGCCTTCGAACCCGGCTTCGGCGACGGTCTCGCCGCCCAGCGCCTCCTCGACGCCGTCGCGCGAAGCGACGACCGCCGCGAGTGGGTGTCCGTCTGA
- the cysE gene encoding serine O-acetyltransferase, producing the protein MLSRIREDVRAMRRRDPAARGDLEVFLCYPGLHAVWFHVFLAAPLYAAWPLAGRLVSQFARFGTGVEIHPGADVGRRVTIDHGAGVVVGETAEIGDDVHMYHGVTLGGDNPEPVKRHPTVRPGATLGANATLLGDIEIGENSSVGAGSVVTRDVPAGATVAGVPAERVDAADVEA; encoded by the coding sequence ATGCTCTCGCGCATCCGTGAGGACGTGCGCGCGATGCGGCGACGCGACCCCGCCGCGCGCGGCGACCTCGAAGTGTTCCTCTGCTATCCGGGCCTGCACGCGGTCTGGTTCCACGTCTTCCTCGCCGCGCCGCTGTACGCGGCGTGGCCGCTGGCCGGCCGCCTCGTCTCCCAGTTCGCGCGCTTTGGCACCGGCGTCGAGATACACCCCGGCGCCGACGTCGGCCGCCGCGTCACCATCGACCACGGCGCCGGCGTCGTCGTCGGCGAGACCGCCGAAATCGGCGACGACGTCCACATGTACCACGGCGTCACGCTCGGCGGCGACAACCCCGAACCCGTGAAACGCCACCCGACCGTGCGTCCCGGCGCGACGCTCGGCGCGAACGCGACGCTGCTGGGCGACATCGAAATCGGCGAGAACTCGTCGGTCGGCGCCGGCTCGGTCGTCACGCGTGACGTGCCGGCGGGCGCGACGGTCGCGGGCGTCCCCGCGGAGCGAGTGGACGCCGCAGACGTCGAGGCGTAG
- a CDS encoding acyl-CoA dehydrogenase family protein: MDLSAEQRQIRDAVREFAAEEIRPTAAEGDREQSFPEDVWDGLGEMGMTAMTVPEEYGGLDVDSVTYSVVNEEVAYGTLSVATALSVHCLATSCIAEFGSDDLKEEWLPEMADGRPVGAFALSEPEAGSNPAQMETSAVKDGDEYVLNGKKQWITNGKRSGVAIVFAKVDGDDDKITQFLVPKDTDGLEVGKKEDKLGLRASDTTALLLDDCRIPEEYRLTEVGRGLSAALHILTGGRIGIASQAVGLAQAGLDAAVEYAHDREQFDKALSEIQTIRHKLADMETQTQAARLLARDAARKADRGEDHRTAAAKAKYFASEAAVDVTNEAVQIHGGYGYTTDFDVERFYRDSKITTIYEGTSEIQKEVIARGLLD, translated from the coding sequence GACGTGTGGGACGGCCTCGGCGAGATGGGGATGACGGCGATGACCGTGCCCGAGGAGTACGGCGGGCTGGACGTGGATTCGGTGACGTACAGCGTCGTCAACGAGGAGGTGGCGTACGGGACGCTGTCGGTGGCGACGGCGCTGTCGGTCCACTGCCTCGCGACGTCCTGCATCGCGGAGTTCGGGAGCGACGACCTCAAGGAGGAGTGGCTGCCGGAGATGGCCGACGGGCGGCCCGTGGGGGCGTTCGCGCTCTCCGAGCCCGAAGCCGGGTCGAACCCGGCGCAGATGGAGACGTCGGCCGTCAAAGACGGCGACGAGTACGTGCTGAACGGGAAAAAGCAGTGGATCACGAACGGGAAGCGCTCGGGCGTCGCCATCGTGTTCGCGAAGGTCGACGGCGACGACGACAAAATCACGCAGTTCCTCGTGCCGAAGGACACCGACGGGCTCGAAGTCGGGAAGAAGGAGGACAAACTCGGGCTGCGCGCGAGCGACACGACGGCGCTCCTGTTGGACGACTGCCGGATTCCCGAGGAATACCGGCTGACGGAGGTCGGTCGGGGGCTGTCGGCGGCGCTCCACATCCTCACCGGCGGCCGCATCGGCATCGCGTCGCAGGCCGTCGGCCTCGCGCAGGCGGGCCTCGACGCGGCCGTCGAGTACGCCCACGACCGCGAGCAGTTCGACAAGGCGCTCTCCGAGATTCAGACCATCCGCCACAAACTCGCCGACATGGAGACCCAGACGCAGGCGGCGCGCCTGCTCGCTCGGGACGCGGCGCGGAAGGCAGACCGAGGCGAGGACCACCGGACGGCGGCGGCGAAGGCGAAGTACTTCGCGAGCGAGGCGGCCGTCGACGTGACCAACGAGGCCGTCCAGATTCACGGCGGCTACGGCTACACGACGGACTTCGACGTGGAGCGGTTCTACCGCGACTCGAAGATTACGACCATCTACGAGGGCACCTCGGAGATTCAGAAGGAAGTCATCGCGCGCGGCCTGCTCGACTAA